A stretch of the Flavobacterium aquiphilum genome encodes the following:
- a CDS encoding AAA family ATPase, whose amino-acid sequence MSILTDIIDWVETKPQFWQYAIDKLIRNNNLTPDDLSLMKEICKAETGLSKAQFSAVDFGLLRAFISHSAGNASVILSKIQNIENINALSRTSVLEFAPTGLTAVYGDNGVGKSSYVSVLKHICNTRGQKPPINDNLYDAASRGTDKKADVEFTTDGVTFNTVTLKNTEVSNSTLKSVDVFDSFSANHYIENEDEIAFIPQGLSFIEKFAIALKYIETEINNESQGLESSKLNLQLLQVDEGTAAKMFLDNLNSETTLDDLRAHSQWHSTSDGRVTALKKIIADLKATDPAATVKSNEQKIERFKVLKNKFQSLENSLITRETLDNTKKIAVDYATALETLKASSEDIFSGLPLTGIGDATWKQLWESARKFYNTEKGENVFPETDSDSACPLCLQQLDDSAKRRFVNFEEFVKNDLQQVHDNAEKAYDDFLLKTKSLSFIIDDHEPTIVELESVLDGYRLGQNKYLEALSGEREKIVALLAEKKAIETLPVPELEINSRIVIEKFVAKLEADNIKLRLQSIEEDLKPFENELLQLINQKRLYDFKPQLAREIYRQKKLALLNKCYSKCATRTVTILSNSVAASYISQNLKDNFQAELVKLGFKNIKIETETKGAKGKQYHYLRLDEPNSHDVALKDILSEGEHRCIALSTFLSELSLSDHKSAIVFDDPVSSLDHKWRNKIAKRIVEESQIRQVIVFTHDITFLLMLQEHAKQLQCALEIKSLTRKKNETGMIASNPPWDALPINRRIGILKSEQQKLDKIERTQTEEIYRENIKPLYGLLRETWERFVEEVLLDNIIQRFGREIQTKRLSKLVDLTAEDYKKVDENMGKCSTYFFGHDSAGTLIEEMPNAAEFLSDVIILENFAKEVRLRRR is encoded by the coding sequence ATGAGTATACTTACTGATATAATTGATTGGGTTGAAACTAAACCTCAATTTTGGCAATATGCAATCGATAAGCTGATTAGAAATAATAATCTCACGCCAGATGATTTATCACTTATGAAAGAGATTTGCAAAGCAGAAACAGGTTTGAGCAAGGCTCAGTTTTCTGCTGTCGACTTTGGCTTGTTAAGAGCATTTATATCACACTCTGCCGGCAATGCTAGCGTAATACTTTCTAAAATCCAGAATATTGAAAACATCAATGCGCTTTCGCGCACTAGTGTATTGGAATTTGCACCGACGGGTTTAACAGCTGTTTATGGAGATAATGGTGTTGGAAAGTCTAGTTATGTTAGTGTTCTTAAGCATATATGCAACACTCGAGGACAAAAACCACCAATTAATGATAATTTGTATGACGCTGCCAGTCGAGGAACAGATAAAAAAGCTGATGTTGAATTTACCACGGATGGAGTAACTTTTAATACGGTTACACTAAAAAATACTGAGGTTAGTAATTCTACGCTCAAAAGTGTTGACGTTTTTGATTCTTTTAGCGCTAATCATTATATAGAAAACGAGGACGAAATTGCATTTATCCCACAGGGACTATCATTCATAGAAAAATTCGCTATTGCTTTAAAATATATTGAGACCGAAATTAATAATGAATCACAGGGATTGGAAAGTTCAAAGCTGAACTTACAGCTACTACAGGTCGATGAAGGGACAGCTGCTAAAATGTTCCTTGATAATTTGAATTCGGAAACAACGCTCGATGATTTGCGCGCCCATTCTCAGTGGCATTCAACGAGTGATGGTCGGGTTACTGCATTAAAAAAAATAATTGCTGATCTTAAAGCAACCGATCCAGCTGCAACTGTAAAAAGTAATGAGCAAAAAATAGAACGTTTTAAAGTGCTAAAGAATAAATTTCAGTCACTCGAAAATTCGTTAATAACACGCGAGACTTTAGATAACACAAAGAAAATTGCAGTGGATTATGCAACGGCATTGGAAACTCTAAAAGCTTCATCGGAAGATATATTTTCTGGCTTGCCATTAACTGGTATTGGTGATGCTACTTGGAAGCAACTATGGGAAAGCGCACGAAAATTTTATAATACTGAAAAAGGAGAAAATGTCTTCCCTGAAACCGATTCAGATAGTGCTTGCCCATTATGTCTTCAACAACTGGACGATTCTGCAAAAAGACGATTTGTCAATTTCGAGGAATTTGTAAAAAATGATCTACAACAAGTACACGATAATGCAGAAAAAGCATATGATGATTTTCTTCTGAAAACAAAAAGCCTATCTTTTATTATCGACGATCATGAACCAACAATTGTCGAACTGGAATCTGTTTTAGATGGTTATAGGCTTGGTCAAAATAAATATTTGGAAGCTTTATCGGGCGAAAGAGAAAAAATAGTAGCACTTCTAGCAGAAAAAAAAGCTATTGAAACTCTTCCAGTTCCAGAACTAGAGATTAATTCGAGGATTGTAATTGAAAAATTTGTAGCAAAGCTTGAAGCGGATAATATTAAATTAAGGCTACAATCGATTGAAGAAGATCTAAAGCCATTTGAAAATGAGCTGTTGCAACTCATTAATCAAAAGAGGTTATATGATTTTAAACCTCAGTTAGCTAGGGAAATTTATCGCCAAAAGAAGTTAGCTTTATTAAATAAATGCTATAGCAAATGTGCAACAAGAACTGTTACGATATTAAGTAATTCGGTAGCCGCATCGTACATATCTCAAAATCTTAAAGATAACTTTCAGGCAGAATTAGTAAAATTGGGTTTTAAAAACATTAAGATAGAAACCGAAACAAAAGGTGCGAAAGGAAAGCAATATCATTATCTTCGACTTGACGAACCAAATAGTCATGATGTTGCCCTTAAAGACATTTTAAGTGAGGGTGAACACCGCTGCATTGCCTTATCAACATTCTTGTCTGAATTATCATTGTCTGATCATAAAAGCGCGATTGTATTTGACGATCCTGTATCATCACTCGATCATAAATGGAGAAATAAAATAGCTAAAAGAATAGTGGAGGAGTCTCAAATTAGACAAGTAATTGTTTTTACACATGATATAACTTTCTTACTTATGCTTCAGGAGCATGCCAAACAGCTTCAATGCGCTCTTGAGATTAAAAGCTTGACACGTAAAAAAAATGAAACCGGTATGATTGCTAGCAATCCGCCATGGGATGCGTTGCCAATAAATAGGAGAATTGGAATACTGAAAAGTGAGCAACAGAAACTGGATAAAATTGAGAGGACACAAACAGAAGAAATATACCGAGAGAACATTAAGCCTCTTTACGGATTACTTCGTGAAACGTGGGAAAGATTTGTCGAAGAAGTTTTATTAGATAACATTATCCAAAGATTTGGTAGGGAAATTCAAACCAAGCGATTGTCAAAACTTGTGGATTTAACAGCAGAAGATTACAAAAAAGTTGATGAAAATATGGGAAAATGTTCTACTTATTTCTTTGGGCATGATAGTGCTGGTACTTTGATTGAAGAAATGCCAAATGCCGCTGAATTTTTATCAGATGTGATAATTTTAGAGAATTTTGCAAAAGAAGTAAGGCTTCGACGCAGATAA
- a CDS encoding helix-turn-helix domain-containing protein, translating to MVIEIIISELDFYLIERIRELRINSNLSQVALAQKIGVSEGYIGNIENHKQSKKYNIRMLARIAVALELKSYLDLFPEKIYTNDLVRIKIDLIDKKSLKREGKFGLERLIVLSVTPLTEHEISAYDKKFTGK from the coding sequence ATGGTTATTGAGATTATTATATCAGAATTAGATTTTTATTTAATCGAAAGAATTAGGGAATTGAGGATAAATTCAAATTTATCTCAAGTTGCTTTAGCTCAAAAAATTGGTGTATCCGAAGGTTATATTGGGAATATTGAAAATCATAAACAGTCTAAGAAATACAATATTCGAATGTTAGCTAGAATAGCAGTTGCCTTAGAATTAAAATCTTATTTAGATTTATTTCCTGAAAAAATTTATACGAATGATTTAGTTCGAATAAAAATTGATCTAATTGATAAAAAGAGTTTAAAGAGAGAAGGTAAATTTGGGTTAGAAAGACTTATTGTCTTATCAGTAACACCTCTGACAGAACATGAAATTTCTGCTTATGATAAAAAGTTTACAGGAAAATAA
- a CDS encoding SusC/RagA family TonB-linked outer membrane protein — MNNFSFSEGGKAFCFLFLMGFILSFSPIQANNFSRHSLSTIQQFKVQGIVTDGSNPLAGVSISVKGKSITASTDFSGHYTLSASPQDVLIFSYVGYKTETISVQGRTTINVSLQENATKLQEVKINAGYYSVKNSERTGSISRITSKDIEKQPVTNMLATMQGRMAGVNIKQSTGVSGGGFDIEIRGQNSIRTEGNAPLYIIDGVPYSAAGVGSDITGAVLPGPTSPLNSINPSDIESIEVLKDADATAIYGSRGANGVVLITSKKGKTGKTKFTANLSGGLGKVTRFADLMHTEPYLKMRREAFVNDGIPYGPTDYDVNGTWDPNRYTDWQKVLIGGTSEINDVQTSISGGSEQTQFLINGNYHKETTVFPGDFNYRKANVYANLNHESEDKRFHINFSMGYTAQENNQPGFDFTSQAFVLAPNAPALYDAQGNLNWENSTWTNPLSNLEGKYISKSNDLLANSLLSYVILPGLIAKASFGFTDTHFEDSRTSPSTMVDPAYKSGSDKSSIYVNTTTRKSWIIEPQLSWSKSFRKGKTEVLLGGTFQQQTASQLVQEANGFSSNSLIYNLSSAFNVYDIVHSESVYKYQAFFGRVNFSWNERYILNLTGRRDGSSRFGPGKQFATFGAVGGAWLFSNENFVKENLGFLSFGKLRVSYGSSGNDQIGDYQFLDTYGSSGINYAGVNGLEPNRLYNPDFGWEVNKKFEVALETGFCQDRIFMTAGWYSNRSSNQLVGIPLPAVTGFNSIQANLDATVENKGVELTLRTVNFQGQSFNWTTNFNLTFSGNKLVSFPNLKASTYKNQYVIGEPLNIKKVYHYTGMDPAIGIYQFEDFNADGLITAAEDKQYVQDFNPKYYGGLQNTISYQNWQLDFLFQFVNQLGYNASFTTGMPGSMTNQHITVIDHWQNPGDNATYQKYSTGVNSTAVDAFSKYYTSDAIITDASYIRLKNVSLSYTVPQQWLKGMKCKVVFEGQNLLTFTSYEGGDPESSYRFSLPPLKVFTTGLQLTF, encoded by the coding sequence ATGAATAATTTTTCATTTTCAGAGGGTGGAAAGGCTTTTTGTTTCCTGTTTTTAATGGGATTCATCCTGTCTTTTTCCCCTATACAAGCTAACAATTTCAGTAGGCATAGCCTAAGCACAATCCAACAGTTTAAAGTTCAGGGAATTGTCACCGATGGCAGCAATCCCCTGGCCGGAGTAAGCATATCCGTAAAAGGGAAGTCAATTACTGCCTCCACCGATTTTAGCGGGCACTATACCCTTTCTGCATCGCCGCAAGATGTTTTGATTTTTTCCTATGTAGGTTACAAAACTGAGACAATTTCCGTACAAGGGCGCACAACTATAAATGTCAGCTTACAGGAAAACGCCACCAAACTCCAGGAAGTCAAGATCAATGCGGGCTATTATTCCGTTAAGAACAGCGAACGCACCGGAAGCATCTCGCGCATCACCTCTAAAGACATCGAGAAACAGCCTGTCACTAACATGCTTGCCACCATGCAGGGACGTATGGCAGGAGTCAATATAAAACAATCTACCGGTGTGTCCGGTGGTGGTTTTGATATTGAAATACGCGGGCAAAACAGCATCCGCACTGAAGGAAATGCCCCTCTGTACATCATTGATGGCGTTCCATATTCTGCTGCGGGAGTGGGTTCCGATATTACGGGAGCTGTTCTCCCTGGTCCAACGAGTCCCTTAAACAGTATCAACCCCAGTGATATTGAAAGTATCGAAGTGCTCAAAGATGCCGATGCCACGGCTATCTACGGTTCCCGTGGGGCTAATGGCGTAGTGCTGATTACTTCCAAAAAGGGTAAAACAGGCAAAACAAAATTTACCGCAAACCTCTCGGGAGGATTAGGAAAAGTGACCCGGTTTGCAGACCTGATGCATACCGAGCCCTACCTAAAAATGAGAAGAGAGGCCTTTGTCAATGATGGGATTCCGTATGGTCCAACTGATTATGACGTAAACGGTACCTGGGATCCAAACCGCTATACCGACTGGCAAAAAGTGCTCATTGGCGGAACCTCGGAAATCAACGATGTACAGACCTCTATTTCTGGTGGATCTGAACAAACTCAATTCCTAATCAACGGCAATTATCACAAGGAAACAACTGTATTTCCCGGTGACTTTAACTATAGAAAAGCCAATGTGTATGCCAATTTAAACCATGAATCCGAGGACAAAAGATTTCACATTAATTTTTCAATGGGATATACCGCACAAGAAAACAACCAGCCGGGATTCGACTTCACATCCCAAGCCTTTGTTTTGGCTCCCAATGCACCGGCGTTGTACGACGCACAGGGTAATTTAAACTGGGAGAACAGTACATGGACGAATCCGCTAAGCAATCTGGAAGGAAAATACATTTCCAAAAGCAACGATCTTTTAGCCAACAGCCTGCTGTCCTATGTTATCTTGCCCGGTTTAATTGCCAAAGCAAGTTTTGGTTTTACCGATACCCATTTTGAGGACAGCCGTACCAGTCCCAGCACTATGGTTGATCCTGCCTATAAATCGGGCAGCGACAAGTCATCGATCTATGTCAATACGACCACACGAAAATCATGGATTATAGAGCCTCAACTCTCCTGGTCCAAAAGCTTTCGCAAAGGAAAAACAGAAGTACTGTTGGGTGGTACCTTTCAACAACAAACAGCCAGCCAGCTGGTACAGGAAGCCAACGGATTCAGCAGCAATAGCCTAATCTATAATCTTTCCTCTGCCTTTAATGTGTACGATATCGTACACAGCGAATCGGTCTATAAATATCAGGCCTTTTTCGGGAGGGTTAATTTTTCATGGAACGAGCGTTACATCTTGAATCTTACCGGACGAAGGGACGGTTCGAGCCGGTTTGGTCCCGGAAAGCAGTTCGCCACCTTTGGAGCGGTCGGAGGTGCCTGGTTGTTCTCCAATGAAAACTTCGTAAAAGAAAACCTTGGCTTTCTGAGTTTTGGAAAACTTCGCGTCAGTTACGGCTCCAGCGGAAATGATCAAATTGGAGATTACCAGTTTTTGGATACCTATGGTTCTTCGGGAATCAATTACGCTGGCGTGAATGGCTTGGAACCTAATCGATTGTACAATCCCGATTTTGGTTGGGAAGTCAATAAAAAATTCGAAGTCGCATTGGAAACCGGTTTTTGTCAGGACCGTATTTTCATGACGGCAGGCTGGTACAGCAATCGCTCCTCGAATCAATTGGTGGGAATCCCCCTTCCTGCCGTAACAGGATTCAATTCTATACAGGCCAATTTGGACGCCACGGTCGAAAACAAGGGTGTCGAATTAACCCTACGTACAGTTAATTTCCAAGGGCAATCCTTTAACTGGACGACTAATTTTAATTTGACTTTTTCAGGGAACAAACTAGTGTCTTTCCCTAATCTCAAGGCGTCAACCTACAAAAACCAGTATGTAATCGGCGAACCCCTAAATATAAAAAAAGTGTACCATTACACAGGAATGGATCCCGCAATTGGCATTTACCAATTTGAGGATTTCAACGCGGACGGTTTAATTACGGCAGCAGAAGACAAACAATATGTACAGGACTTCAATCCAAAATATTACGGTGGGCTTCAAAACACGATAAGCTATCAAAACTGGCAATTGGATTTTCTGTTCCAGTTCGTCAATCAACTGGGCTATAACGCCTCTTTTACCACGGGGATGCCGGGCAGCATGACCAACCAGCATATAACGGTAATCGACCACTGGCAAAATCCCGGCGATAACGCGACCTATCAGAAGTACTCCACAGGAGTAAATAGTACGGCCGTCGATGCTTTTAGCAAATATTATACGAGCGATGCCATAATAACAGATGCCTCCTATATAAGGCTTAAAAACGTGTCTTTATCCTATACCGTCCCTCAGCAGTGGCTCAAAGGAATGAAATGCAAAGTGGTGTTTGAAGGGCAAAATCTTTTGACGTTTACCTCCTATGAGGGTGGCGATCCCGAATCCAGTTACAGGTTTTCCCTCCCTCCGCTAAAAGTCTTCACAACAGGACTGCAACTTACTTTCTAA
- a CDS encoding RagB/SusD family nutrient uptake outer membrane protein has product MKKKTISQLSTNNRFLTVIINYAMRIFLVAIVLLMSDCDNFVEVDLPRSQLPASAVFQDRNTVNAAMSNIYARMRDSGILSGTQGGLSNQMGNYADELVYYGGITGITRNFYNNTILASNVNNFNLWSTGYKQIYAANAIIEGVSTSTALAVADKNQFKGEALFVRSLLHFYLLNLYGEVPYITATDYQQNKVMHKIPTTELYSHLVNDLNLAISLLPEAYLSSDRIRPNKSVATALLARVYLYNNMWAEAANAASYLINNTGTYAWETNLDKIFLKGSTTTIWQFMPRIQGTNTQEAITFIFVSVPPSNSALSNQLVNAFEPGDQRRIHWIGSVTKGTTTLYYPYKYKQRTTTTSSLEYSIVFRLAEQYLIRAEARAQQGDLIGAKEDLNKIRNTAGLAGTIALSQQDILKAIFQERRVELFTEHGHRFFDLKRANMLDEALSPVKAGWNTTDRLLPLPESELTLNPNLNPQNPGY; this is encoded by the coding sequence ATGAAAAAGAAAACAATTTCACAATTGAGTACAAATAATAGATTCTTGACCGTAATTATCAATTACGCTATGAGAATATTCCTTGTGGCCATTGTACTGCTTATGAGTGACTGCGATAATTTTGTCGAGGTCGATCTCCCGAGATCACAGCTTCCTGCAAGTGCTGTTTTCCAAGACAGGAATACGGTAAATGCTGCCATGTCCAATATTTATGCCAGAATGAGGGATTCGGGCATTCTTTCCGGAACTCAGGGAGGTTTGTCTAATCAAATGGGAAACTATGCAGACGAATTAGTGTATTATGGCGGTATTACCGGAATAACACGAAATTTTTACAACAACACCATTCTGGCTTCCAATGTGAATAATTTTAATTTGTGGAGCACCGGCTACAAACAAATTTATGCGGCAAATGCCATAATCGAAGGCGTTTCGACTTCCACGGCATTAGCTGTTGCAGATAAAAACCAATTTAAGGGAGAAGCCCTTTTTGTACGTTCGTTGCTTCATTTTTACCTGCTCAATCTCTATGGCGAAGTTCCTTATATCACCGCAACCGACTATCAGCAAAACAAAGTAATGCACAAAATACCCACTACTGAATTGTATTCGCACTTAGTGAATGATTTGAATCTGGCCATTTCATTATTGCCCGAAGCCTATCTTTCCAGCGACCGCATCCGTCCTAATAAGTCGGTGGCGACAGCATTATTGGCACGAGTTTATCTTTACAACAATATGTGGGCAGAAGCCGCCAATGCGGCCTCCTATCTTATTAATAATACTGGTACATACGCCTGGGAAACCAATCTGGACAAGATATTCTTAAAAGGCAGTACAACAACCATCTGGCAATTCATGCCACGCATCCAAGGTACAAATACGCAGGAAGCTATAACTTTTATATTCGTCTCTGTGCCTCCGTCGAATTCGGCTTTAAGCAATCAACTGGTTAATGCATTTGAACCCGGGGACCAGCGCAGGATTCACTGGATAGGTTCGGTAACCAAAGGGACTACTACCTTGTACTATCCTTATAAATACAAACAAAGAACAACGACCACAAGTTCATTGGAATACTCCATTGTCTTCCGTTTGGCTGAACAATACCTGATCCGCGCCGAAGCCCGTGCGCAACAGGGAGACCTCATAGGAGCCAAAGAGGATTTGAACAAAATCAGAAATACCGCGGGACTTGCAGGGACTATCGCCTTAAGCCAACAGGATATACTCAAAGCCATTTTTCAGGAGCGAAGAGTGGAACTCTTTACCGAACATGGTCACCGTTTTTTCGACCTAAAAAGGGCAAATATGCTCGATGAAGCATTATCACCTGTCAAAGCGGGTTGGAATACCACTGACCGGTTATTGCCCCTGCCCGAATCCGAACTTACACTCAATCCGAACCTGAACCCTCAAAACCCGGGATACTAA
- a CDS encoding S9 family peptidase encodes MKSNKTKYKIDNPVALINGIMFFILVIVLFLVSFIGFGQNKPKKELTAADYHLWSFPTMEKLSEKGKWVSFSLHYENGKDSLFVTNNKGTKTYHFPGASKGGFCGDSWFFCKTQKGELKITNLLTSKEEIIPEVIQYNLRDNTKDLIILKKGTDGKKQLELRNMETSTSAVLSDVEIYSYNPKADAIVYTTKSGNKTAITLLRLRDKMTTLIASTAEPCNYSNIVWQENGSSIAFLKQALKDAEKTVRTSVSHYTITDARLAVFNPTGMKDFPEDTEICSSSFPNLSISKDGKRIFFKVQKTTSPVDTSEVQTWNTQDKALYPAKVQINDWKGIPKVLVWWPEEYRFNFITDNEFPKMMLSGDQKYAFLFNPLQNEPQANRDALLNVYIMDLATGKRKLLLQNQSNSGGSSISFYEEYVVYFKDRNWWVYDSKSGLHKNLTKELNVSFSDMESDWPEESSPFGNPGWIAQNKTLLFYDKYDIWGVPLDGSTPFRLTNGRSTKTTHRIVVQSEEQSPHKSNYNGNYKGLFQPDDRLLIKTVSLEHTGYCFWSRKAGVQPLLDKTMKTSQFIAATKNNSYAYVEENFNTPPRILFKENRNSKDKVLFQSNPQHFKYNWGTSKLITYTNSKGNILNGVLCYPANYHTDTKYPMVVYVYEKLSKELYNYVNPSQNNPTGFNISNFTSKGYFVLLPDIVYEIGNPGASATDCVVSATKKIIDTESIDSVRIILDAQTELFNAEKNCHYSKKNIRYY; translated from the coding sequence ATGAAATCGAATAAAACAAAATACAAGATAGATAATCCTGTTGCATTAATAAACGGCATAATGTTTTTTATTTTAGTGATAGTCCTTTTTTTGGTTTCATTTATCGGATTTGGGCAAAACAAGCCAAAAAAGGAACTTACCGCTGCTGATTATCACTTATGGAGTTTCCCTACCATGGAAAAACTCTCTGAAAAAGGAAAATGGGTAAGCTTCTCTCTTCACTATGAAAATGGCAAAGACAGCTTGTTTGTGACTAATAATAAAGGAACCAAGACCTATCATTTTCCGGGAGCCAGTAAAGGGGGATTTTGCGGGGACAGTTGGTTTTTCTGTAAGACTCAAAAGGGAGAACTGAAAATCACCAACTTACTTACCTCTAAAGAGGAGATTATTCCAGAGGTTATTCAATACAATTTGAGGGACAATACCAAAGACCTGATTATTTTAAAAAAGGGAACCGATGGAAAAAAACAGTTGGAGTTAAGAAATATGGAAACTAGTACATCTGCCGTTTTAAGTGATGTTGAAATTTACTCGTACAATCCAAAAGCTGATGCAATAGTGTATACCACAAAGTCGGGAAACAAAACAGCTATTACCCTGCTCCGTTTGCGTGATAAGATGACCACTCTAATCGCCAGTACTGCAGAGCCCTGTAACTATTCCAACATCGTTTGGCAGGAGAACGGCTCCTCCATCGCTTTTTTAAAGCAAGCTTTGAAGGATGCTGAAAAAACAGTACGTACTTCCGTAAGCCATTATACGATAACAGATGCTAGGTTAGCTGTTTTCAACCCGACAGGAATGAAAGATTTTCCGGAAGATACAGAAATTTGCTCTTCTTCGTTTCCAAATCTTAGCATCTCTAAGGATGGTAAAAGAATATTTTTTAAGGTACAGAAAACCACAAGTCCTGTTGATACCTCTGAGGTACAAACCTGGAATACGCAGGACAAAGCCCTTTATCCTGCCAAAGTGCAAATTAACGACTGGAAAGGGATCCCCAAAGTACTGGTATGGTGGCCTGAGGAGTATCGCTTTAATTTTATTACGGATAATGAGTTCCCGAAGATGATGTTAAGTGGAGACCAAAAATATGCTTTTCTCTTTAATCCTCTGCAAAATGAACCGCAGGCGAACCGGGATGCTCTCTTGAATGTTTACATCATGGATTTGGCAACAGGAAAGCGAAAATTACTGCTACAAAATCAGTCAAACAGTGGAGGATCATCTATTTCTTTTTACGAAGAATACGTGGTCTATTTTAAAGACAGAAATTGGTGGGTTTATGATAGTAAGAGCGGATTGCACAAGAACCTGACCAAAGAGCTGAATGTGTCTTTTTCTGATATGGAGTCCGACTGGCCCGAAGAATCCTCCCCTTTTGGTAATCCGGGATGGATAGCACAAAACAAAACACTTTTATTTTACGATAAATACGATATCTGGGGCGTTCCATTGGATGGTTCCACTCCTTTTCGGTTGACCAATGGGCGTTCAACTAAAACAACGCACCGAATAGTGGTGCAATCTGAAGAACAATCACCTCATAAAAGCAATTATAACGGCAATTATAAAGGTCTGTTTCAACCCGATGACAGACTACTGATCAAGACCGTATCACTGGAACATACAGGTTATTGCTTTTGGAGCCGAAAAGCCGGTGTACAGCCCTTGCTGGACAAGACAATGAAGACCAGTCAATTCATAGCAGCTACGAAAAATAACAGTTATGCGTATGTGGAAGAAAATTTTAATACACCTCCCAGAATACTCTTTAAAGAGAATCGGAATTCAAAAGATAAAGTATTGTTTCAAAGCAACCCACAGCATTTTAAATACAATTGGGGAACTTCTAAGCTGATTACCTATACCAATTCCAAGGGCAATATTTTAAATGGAGTTTTATGCTATCCTGCCAATTATCATACCGATACAAAATATCCTATGGTGGTATATGTTTACGAAAAGCTGTCAAAGGAATTGTACAACTACGTAAATCCATCCCAAAACAATCCTACAGGATTTAACATTTCCAATTTTACCTCAAAAGGATACTTTGTACTCCTGCCGGATATTGTTTATGAGATAGGTAATCCCGGTGCTTCCGCAACAGATTGTGTCGTCTCGGCCACCAAAAAAATTATCGATACCGAATCCATTGACAGCGTCCGGATAATTTTAGATGCTCAAACGGAATTATTTAATGCTGAAAAAAATTGCCACTATTCTAAAAAAAATATAAGATACTATTGA